Proteins encoded together in one Candidatus Neomarinimicrobiota bacterium window:
- a CDS encoding aldo/keto reductase produces MRMRKLGKTELELTTIGFGAWAIGGGDYAFGWGPQEDQDSIKAIHKALDMGINWIDTAPVYGLGRSEEVVGRAIKGLRNEVVIATKCGFIWDDERRITNYLKADSIRREAEASLRRLHTDYIDLYQIHWPNPDEDIEEAWGAMVELVGEGKIRYPAVSNFNVVQMDRVGAIYPIASLQPPYNMLRRDVETDILPYCSKHDIGVVAYSPMQNGLLTGKFTKERIQSLPDDDFRKTTSSFFQEPEVDINLKTVEVLRPIAKHHDLTLAQLALAWVLRRTEVTSAITGTRKPEQIEETAPAADCELDGWTLAQIDALLKKREEELRSLS; encoded by the coding sequence ATGCGGATGAGGAAGCTGGGCAAGACCGAGCTTGAGCTGACTACGATTGGCTTTGGTGCCTGGGCCATCGGTGGGGGAGATTATGCCTTCGGCTGGGGGCCGCAGGAGGATCAGGATTCCATCAAAGCCATCCATAAAGCCCTGGATATGGGGATCAATTGGATTGATACGGCTCCGGTCTATGGGCTGGGGCGCTCAGAGGAGGTGGTGGGTAGAGCCATCAAAGGGCTCCGTAATGAGGTGGTGATTGCTACTAAATGTGGCTTTATCTGGGATGATGAGCGGCGCATCACGAACTATCTCAAGGCTGACAGCATACGCCGGGAAGCTGAAGCCAGCCTCCGGCGGTTACATACCGACTATATCGACCTTTATCAGATACACTGGCCTAATCCCGATGAGGACATTGAGGAAGCCTGGGGCGCGATGGTCGAACTGGTTGGTGAGGGCAAGATCCGTTATCCAGCGGTATCCAATTTCAACGTTGTGCAGATGGATAGAGTGGGCGCCATCTATCCGATTGCCTCCCTTCAACCCCCCTATAACATGCTAAGAAGGGACGTGGAAACAGATATCCTGCCCTACTGCAGCAAGCATGACATTGGGGTGGTGGCCTACAGCCCGATGCAAAACGGTCTCCTCACCGGCAAGTTTACCAAAGAGCGCATCCAGAGCCTGCCCGACGATGACTTCCGCAAGACCACGAGTTCCTTCTTCCAGGAGCCGGAAGTGGATATTAATCTCAAGACCGTGGAGGTCCTGAGGCCCATTGCTAAACACCACGATCTCACCCTGGCCCAGCTGGCCCTGGCGTGGGTCCTCCGCAGGACGGAGGTGACCAGCGCAATCACCGGGACCCGCAAACCGGAGCAGATTGAAGAGACCGCTCCCGCCGCCGACTGTGAGCTGGACGGCTGGACCTTGGCCCAGATTGATGCCCTGCTTAAAAAGCGGGAAGAGGAGCTGCGGTCCCTTAGCTGA